The Scophthalmus maximus strain ysfricsl-2021 chromosome 7, ASM2237912v1, whole genome shotgun sequence genome includes a window with the following:
- the LOC118315674 gene encoding parapinopsin-like encodes MDSNSTPWSSSSHTPFNHAEMVTVVPTIFPRVGYSVLSFLMFINTLLTVFNNCLVITVMLRNPALLHPMNVFILSLAVSDLMIGLCGSLVVTITNYQGSFFIGHTACVFQGFAVNYFGLVSLCTLTLLAYERYNVVCKPKASSNMSIRRSVIGLVFVWVFCLFWAVAPLFGWSAYGPEGVQTSCSLAWEERSWSNYSYLIAYTLFCFIFPVVVIIFCYSKVLKSLDKLNRSVELQGGRSSQKENDHAISMVLAMIVAFFVCWLPYTVLSVVVVVNPKLYIPPLVATMPMYFAKTSAVYNPVIYFLSNKQFRDSALEVLSCGRYIPHGPSSVTIKMHSLNRRSRLISLSRNVNMQHKVLPL; translated from the exons ATGGACAGCAACAGCACGCCGTGGAGCTCCAGCTCCCATACTCCCTTCAACCACGCCGAGATGGTGACTGTGGTGCCCACCATCTTCCCCCGGGTGGGCTACAGTGTACTGTCTTTCCTCATGTTCATCAACACCTTGTTGACGGTTTTTAACAACTGCCTCGTCATCACGGTGATGCTGAGGAATCCGGCTCTCCTCCACCCGATGAACGTGTTCATCCTCAGCCTCGCCGTGTCTGACCTCATGATAGGCCTGTGCGGCTCCTTGGTCGTCACCATCACGAACTACCAAGGCAGCTTCTTCATTGGCCACACGGCCTGTGTGTTTCAAGGATTTGCGGTCAACTACTTTG GTTTGGTGTCTCTCTGCACTCTGACCCTGCTTGCCTACGAACGGTACAACGTGGTGTGCAAGCCGAAAGCTAGTTCGAATATGAGCATAAGGAGAAGCGTCATCGGGCTGGTATTTGTCTGGGTCTTCTGCTTGTTCTGGGCCGTGGCTCCGCTATTCGGCTGGAGCGCCTACGGACCCGAGGGAGTCCAGACCTCCTGCTCTCTGGCCTGGGAGGAAAGATCGTGGAGCAACTACAGCTATCTCATTGCCTACACACTCTTCTGCTTCATTTTCCCCGTCGTAGTCATCATCTTCTGTTACTCCAAAGTGCTCAAATCCTTGGATAAG CTGAACAGGAGTGTGGAGCTCCAGGGTGGGCGTTCCAGCCAAAAGGAGAATGATCATGCCATCAGTATGGTCCTGGCCATGATAGTGGCCTTTTTTGTTTGCTGGCTGCCCTACACGGTGTTGTCAGTGGTGGTAGTTGTGAACCCGAAGCTCTACATCCCTCCACTGGTCGCAACCATGCCCATGTACTTTGCCAAGACCAGCGCCGTCTATAATCCGGTCATCTACTTCCTTTCCAACAAACAG TTCCGTGATTCCGCCCTGGAGGTGCTGTCATGCGGGCGCTACATTCCCCATGGACCCAGCAGCGTCACCATCAAGATGCACTCCTTGAACAGGAGGAGCCGACTGATTTCCTTGAGCAGGAATGTCAACATGCAACACAAGGTTTTGCCTCTGTGA